In Miscanthus floridulus cultivar M001 chromosome 8, ASM1932011v1, whole genome shotgun sequence, the sequence actgtacactcggccgataataagtagtgtcacaatttagtgcaagagaaatataggcacaagcataattttttggtgggagaatatctcgtCTCTAGATctagtagtcttctactcagatagaaaacaactctctcttttccttcaaattcttgcatcaaggctgatccaattgtcttgtcatcagccgatatgtacaacttaaatggcttaccttgctgaggagggaccagcacaggtggacacttcatatattcttttatctcttcaaacaccctttgttgtatgtcaccctacttaaattcttgatcatttttcaacttcaacaagggagaaaacgccAGGATCCTTTCTgataaatttgaaatgaatcttctgatgaaattaatcttatcaAGCAGAGACTGCAACTCTGTTTTGATAGTCAggggaactgcttcatcaattACCTTCAcacttttctgaccaacttcgattcctctctcgtggaccatgaatcctaaGAATTGTCCaactgatactccaaaagcacacttattaggatttatCTTTAAACCATGcttcttgtgcattctagagtctcacgCAAGTTAgctaggtgctctttgtaccctttggattttatcatcacatcatcgatgtagatttcaacaatcctgccgatcaacttatggaaaatgtaattcatcgccctttgataagttgcaccggcattctttagaccaaaggtcatcacaacccactcaaacagaccgattgcgccggggcacctgaaagcggtctttgctatgtcttcctcagccatgaaaaattggttgtatcctgcattaccgtccatgaagctaataaccttatgcccggctgctgcatctactaacatatcagctatcggcatcggataaccatccatgggtgtggctttgttcagatccctaaaattGATGCAGactctcaattttccattcttcttatatactgggacaacattcgatatccactctgcatatcggcatggtcgaatAAATTTTGGTTCCagcaacctttcagtctccttttttatatcatcgagcacgttcgggttgaatctcctcggagcttgtttaaacggctgatatccaggtttgattggcaactgatgttcaacaattgaccggtctaaaccaggcatctcatagtattcccaagcaaagtagtctttaaattcctttaataaatcaattaattcccgcttatactccagatccaacttagcacttacgtatGTCGGCCTAGGTCTACCTCTAGGatcaatatctacttcttctaattcattggccgacgtgaagccatgtcctagtttgccatctgtaccatctattggattatccattagtatgaattttcaaagccgactgcttggattggctgttggctttcaccattgactctgaattctgatggcaacataaAAGCTATttagatattagccgatggttgctttctatcggctgtttgcttggtatgccatacttgaggtttaccagacgcctgagcctgttccatctctttattccttaggtgtcacacccttctcttctagcttcttgttaaacctcctggacactattggccttcctgccaaacatactttctttcattgccatcttcttcataatcagcccggtcttggtcaacaactctttttcccagccaattatgaacacttctatttttaagcgccaatccatgttattatgatgatatgtattttgagcatggatagaccagctgttggtttgagattgcctaaactcccaatattgattgctgcattctggacagtcatgtctggtaggcaactttaaaccttcattctagcaatgtctgaagaaagaacaattccaatgtgactcgGCTTGTTTCTTCTCGTACCTCTCTTTTTCTAGTTGACGCTAGTATTCTTGACCCTTTAACCAACGCCGATAATTCTTTTCCTTTTATCGctaccacttattcaataggatttGAGATGTAACTCGAGGCTTTGTCGCCCCTGCTTTTGATGTTTCCTcatgctcgtatcggctcttttgcttagcgcgacgtcttctaatctctctgtactcgtcagccgatatttgcatcttaggatcgactgttctagcttctcttgattttgtcgatgttagaaccttagtctttcctttgagtagcccagcatcaaccatgttttgatctcctgggaaaggattatcatcaactttcatttttcgaggcgtatcaaatttgagccttccttgctaaattgccctctgtatatgctgccggaaattctgcattcattagtggaatgagaagtagcattatggaacttgcagaacttcttatttttcaactgatcaggaggcaacataacataaccatcgggcaacttgatctgccccttctcaagcaagaaatcgaagagtttgTCTGATTTAGTGACATCGAAATCATacctctcctcaactcctcttccccaaggatttggcaccattaccgttttcttgccccaattccattcagccgcagcaacttctttttcttcatcttcatagccgtcatcgactgagtatggatcataagcttcggctactatggtactcttctgaaatcaagtatctctacgcatactctagaattggccattgagcgctgccactcattgagccaattggcccaagttatcaaattcttgtcccaacagtttctctttccacattggtagcattccttggacggctaaagcagcaaattgatcatcagccaagtttaaggagaagcacaaattcctagtctctcagaacctgtgaagaaactcggtgcccgattcattagtcctctgcctcatagttgtcagatcagtaatcttcttttctccaatcctagtataaaaatatgtatgaaacttctctaggccagcccaattggcaatggaattgactggtagtgatgaaaaccaagtgaaggctagccctaataaggacaaggagaagaaacaaactcgatgggcatcctcaactgatgcttcgcccaattgtgtaagataccgactgatatgttctattgtgcttgtactgtcttggccagtgaacttagtgaattttgggagcctgtaatttgtgggaagagcgaccaaatcgtaCCATTTTGGATATGGGCGTTTTTACAAAAAGGTCAGCCGTTTTTGCTTCAGATCgaactaatttttcatcatctcggtcaccctcagcaataattcatccgcttgcggatttggattcctctacacctgctgacccatctgtggattgaaatctcgcgtgccttgatatcctggatttggcatcatgtgaagggtgttataatcagtgccatagtgatacccttgtagaATCTTGatctgctaggtcctttgctggcttgctgcttgaagtgtctgattatagacataaggatctatatctctacggatcctttgaattaatggtgctattttttgagccaacgatggtatgtggcctgatgtgccaaaattgatcacctagttctaaccttgccccatcggctgttgcacatgctgtactagcggtccaggattatactgtatttgatttgcagtagttccttgagtttgttcagatgaatcCTGAACTGCCtaaacatcaccattaccagttagtgctactttttgatggctggtaccgacttgattagtcccttgggtcaacggatctagaatgctgtaataagccagcccaccttgaccaactgaaAGCTTTGTTATGGCTTGATATAGCATCACGAACGGATTTGtcacaacttccttaaagaaacgcctgtcttcatcttcagttgtatctgtctgcccgtttagtagaactcttggtagtggaaatttctgaacaattgtgttgtcacatgttttggtgtaggacaacaaacacttgttctaaaactcttatgtagctttgctgatgatacccttattcccattaggtagatcttcataatgcagcataaggatctcgttgttgttgtgaaccaccatgacgattatggggtcccaccgggcgtgccagaaacgtgtgtcgacatggaatttttgtcccatgctgaggacacacgtagcaagccagaagggtctgctcgatggagctagagatccgcctagctttagcacagggatggtcgatcctgcgcactcctcccgagacgtgccagtcaatttgaccctacaattgacaaggagagaaagtttatcagtaattaagggcggaacatgctggtgttgccagacagtcccgaatatgtggctctgagagccgatatgaaaggagatcgactaaatagtcgattccagcatattcaatggtctcatgatggtacagtaataagatcatggggctaacacatcttttaacctatctttacttcaacggtctcatgatgtgaactgttcatgaaagcactcgatatcggctaaaaacagtcgatttaggcatagcacatagttaaagtcatgccttatcaggaatagttctaccaaataacgatccccactacacggtgctaatagtggggtgtgaggcagtaTCACACagaccatgataacgggccatggaatggttttcgctagccaatagatctactcaagacacaacatgccttaaccgcacgctatgcacgatcaggattgacataaaacagccgataaaacgtaactcatcatttaaagtgtagattagatcagttttagattaacaaacgatggactaaacaagatataaggccgatctatatcaatcccaatcgggcagaatgatattgctgtaattagataaacaatgtaagcaataagcaatatcggtaacttaatgaatctaccaaagactgccattctaaggtagagtcaataacttgaccttgacctaattcatgcagtgggggtcgaccggatcgatgcagccatacttgaactagacaagaatcgataactaacttataccagagtcgtagtggaggttgatcggatcgatgcagccgtacgaacagaggtataagccatgacggtacttatagacaagcagtggaggtcgaccagatcgatgcagctatacttgctgaagaactcgccgagatctactctactcctactcctaaggggtggtcggagccgaaaaagtaaataactggtatttgattgattgtgtcttttacaatagccgagctttgatatttatacctgagACCTGTGCATGagtcctgtctaagcacgactcatcacaatttttgaccctagagaaaacattcctaatttaagataacttggactctaatctttccctttttgtagagtccaacatgtctcatcTTGGCGCCGAttatagcctttgtcgttatctgctggcgttaTCTGAAGGAAGCCGATCTCAGTGTTGCATTCAAATCAGCTGAGTCCaatctgcatgcaattgattcgttggtgacatgatcttgggagctttcgagtccctgtgattcttcttccaaattttggtgtaaacagagtcGCATCTGGTGATGGTCGTGATGTCATACCCTcttggcgaggtcatccaaaactaggatggcataggaagaatcacaaagtgggcactcgagctgatgggtcaaggcatttcatatgcccctcggatggccatcaagtcccaagtgctggccgatttcgttgcagagtggactgaggtccaaatgcctccagcagtcatcgaccaagaggactggacgatgtacttcaatggatcgctgatgaagaaaggcgccgatgcggggctggtctttgtttcaccccacggggtatgcatgaggtacatggttcacatccatttcccctactccaacaatgtggccgagtatgaggcactcatcaacggcctacgcatcaccatcgagttgggtatccgatggctcaacgtccgaggtgactcccagctggtcatcgaccaagtcatgaaggagtcaagctaccacaatgccaagatggctgcatattgccgagaagtccgccagctggaagacaagttcgacggtctcgagctctGTCACATCCTGAGGCGTCTCAACGAGGCGGTCGACGCGCTGGTGAAAATAGCGTTCGGGCGAGAGTCGGTGCcgatgggtgtcttcgccagcgatcagtacaagcccttggtCCGCTACGAGGAGCTAGAACAAACCGGTGATGGGTCGCCTACCCTAGACTCGGGGGCTAACCAGTCAgtggctccatccgaccccaaagtcatggagcttgacgaggatccagcgatagagccccaCTCTCTGGCCAATTGGAGGACGCCCTACCTCGACTACCACCTCCATGTGGCGCTGCCAacagacaaaatggaggctctgCGGCTCACGCGTCGTGCTAAGTTCTTTGTCcctattgagggcgagctctataggCAAAGCCACAACGGGATCCTACAacgttgcatccccatcgaacaagggaagcagttgctgagtgatatccatggtggggtctgcgggcaccatgccgtgcctaggaccctggtcggaaacgcgttctgacaaggcttctactagccaaccgcagTAGCTGATGTTGAAGTTATTGTGCGCACCTGTCAAGGGTGTCAATACGATGCTCGACAGACCCACCTGCTATCCCAAgtgctccaaatgatccccatcatgtggtcattcatggtctaggggctcgatctggttggacctctaaaGAGGGCGCCcaagggctatacgcacttgcttgtcgccgtagacaagtctacaaagtggatagaggctcgacctatctccacgatcaagtctgagcaagctgtgctgttcttccttgacattgtccatcgctttggggtcccaaactccatcatcacggacaacagcacgcagttcactagaaagaagttccttcgattctacgatgaataccacatccacatcgattggaccaccatggcgcacccccgtacgaacgggcaggtcaagcgcataaacggcatggtcctacaaggcctcaagcctaggatcttcaaccagttgaacaagtttggcggacgatgggtcacgaagcttcccacggtgctctagagcctaaggacgacccctagctggtccaccggctacacaccattcttcatggtctatggtttcgaggttatcctcctgaccgaccttgattatggagcaccgagggtcagggcatatgatgaatagggagccgaggcatccctcgaggatgctaTGGACCAGCTAGATTAAGCatgtgacatcgccctcctccactcaaccaagtactagcaagcgttgcgccggtaccacagccatcaagtacggggtcaggccttcaacgtcggggacctgggctctatcgacgaaatatggttggtagtctatctaggggtatgcccaaggtagtagattatcgacagacagatgtgcaagctacaaacaagatggtgacgcaagacagacatgaggttttatctaggttcggccgccgtgaaggcgtaatacctatgtcctgcgtctgattgtattgcagTATGTCAATGAGGGAtgattttgagaggggtcccctgcctgccttatatagtctgggggcagggttatagatctggaaactaatcctaaccggttacaattgccataggtggccagataaggattcctattctaaccgaccaggatcttacttgatctccaagtctgtcttgattccttgcgcgggactccgagtagATCGGCCAAGCCacacgtcatcttctagtggaccagaccccctggactgggctggcccaagcctagccgtaagggtataggggttaatacccccgcagctagtccccgagcaccatgtattatgttgcgacacgccgttcgatctccttcggctaatgcgatccgtcgtcatgttatctccaactggttgaaacattgaccaagcaaatgtgccagtattctggtcagaatagaaagcagtagaccatgattatagctgaACATtttggttgtccaaagaatgcatggtgctctaaagaaaaaagaaaaagatttctttcctgatgaagtgtgcccacttgtatttctgaaaagaaatgtaagtgacccttatacaataatagttatggccaacagtcagagcataggggtcaacaaaataagcacattcaccgcaaggtgaagtgtgcccacttagtccccgagcctagtagtaggtgacgtaggcacgtggtgccagggtctaaaaaaaattcccactgaagttgagaaaccaatcgtcgtacaagcaatacgagatgcaccgacaggtgcatcgtaccgatgtagtccccaagcttgctagaaggcatggtatcagccttgtagcaaggtctaaataaattcctctcaactgtatgtgagtacaaatcacgtgtagccaaggagagcggtcttCGAGATATGTTAGGAGAGTGGTCGGGGTAGTCCCTGAGCATGAGAGTGGTcgaaacagtccccgagcatgatggtggtctgggcagtccccgagtacGATGGTGatctggatagtccccgagcacgatggtggtctggacagtccccgagcacgatagtggtctgggcagtccccgagcacgatggtgatctagacagtccctgagcacgatggaggtctggacagtccccgagcacaatggtggtctagacagtccccaagcacgagaaGTGTGGGGAAAAACCAtctgccacttgtactattattgttgtgtttatttatttacttgctctgtccaGTCCAATTTGACACGTCTGGTTAaagaagtagacgggtatagcacgtcatattgCCTTTTggtcttttcaagcaaacagttgcgtgacacctgtaagtaggtgcgttagcgtgggccctcccacactggcaacgaagaggcgcatatattggcatagatctcgaggctatgaaaacaaccgcctgcggcgcgtgcgcacgtctcccaagaatcttgggcagacgaaacggcataactcttgggttaaatatagtataaaatagagaagttactttttactgaaccccattgccattcgcagccgtagccatcttcttcctcgcaccaaccctaatacctctgaaattaccaccaatcaatcctccgccatttcctcgttcatcagTAAGGCCAGAGTCATGGTGAAAAGCGATGcgtagaagaaagcaggagtcatggcgaaagagtggtggaaatcaagaagcaacgagtagaccattgaagacctcatcaccatgggggtactccacagcaaggagctcgcaggatggcatgcgccggagggcgaggggtaccctgatccacaactaggtgagatcatggtgttcaaagacttctttaagcgtggatttggggttctggtacatccttttcttcagggactctgtctttactatgagattgggatttgcaatctgcatcccaactcgatcctccttgtcgccactttcatacatctttgcgaagcatatggcggcttctagccccatttcgattttttccgccatcttttctgtctgcagaagaaaggaagcggcgatTCGAAGATAGCCGAGGgcgtgtacctcaacctccatgatggcatgaaagcctagtacctacactgcccatggaacacgtcgctagacGACTGGTATAAGAAATGGTtttacatccgcgaagagccaaacatgatTACACTATGCGATGTGGggtacattccggagaagaggacaagttggtcagagaagcccgagcacttggaacaaattccaaaaatatttggaatgatcccatggaaaaaactagatggtccgagcatggtcgggaacttcatcagccggcggatctagccctaccagaggagagtacatcctggctatgaatatcaaggtagcgCTGACCCGACAAGGACAAGGCAGGAGGCACTTGATAAAattgaagtcaaagccagaattggagagctgtttaacttagctgatccgatTTATGCCCgattgaacgacatcgagcatgctttcaaacTTGCCCTACCTCCCCCAAtggtaactcgtcttgccctgtacccatagttttatattgtggtaggataagtggaaacttactgtgttcacccatttttgttttccaggttaatggtcgggatagagcgacagtgtttgcatcaccaccccctggagtggagtggccacaaggagctggtcccaccacctagaccagcgtcgagatcaaagacgaggacgtcgactgggcggtgcttggagctggagaggaggcagcagccCTAGCCGCTGGTAAGCAGTCGGCTGCCCCCAAATAGCCAaagaagagatcagcaaccaccctgctcaccagGGGGCCACTAAGTATCAATGAGCCTGAGGAGGGCCCGAAGGAGAAAACTGCCTGCAAGCGTCGACAGGCAATTTTTTCCTGGTcggacgatgacacagaggaggcagaggatgcagacacctttcgacttgtccctcgaaagaggagaaaacAACTAGAGTCAATGGAGCAGGGTGTTTCCTCCGctcctatgggacccacattgccgatggtggtgaaggatgcagccgggtcgacctcgggagtacctgggcaaggaacgcgaccggcGACGGGAGCGACAACCCGACCGAGCACACCACCAACCACTGCAGTGTGAAGGACAAGCGGCGGATGTGTcgggcaccaaggcccagcgatagtgctggatgtagagggagaccaggagtcacccacacagcacgtggagcaagtgcggccgaagagacgcgcattcgccacatcattccgcgcttctaacatgtaagtatctgtaaccttattataagttagcaatttgcattgaatatggttGCTTTCTAAACTTTTGTTGGATGTACTAGTTCAGCGTCCATAGAAAGTCcggaccagctagccggaagttctgtggctccaccaataagtgcagagcagactgcccagcagctgGCCACTGAGGAAGCCATAGCagaagatccgtcggggcctcagcaagggagcagtcagacaatagtccccgagcaggtggtcgagggaccaactAAGCCGGACATGAGTGCTCCGAGTGCtagacctgctgagggcaacacttcAGCATCAAGGGTGatagagcagaccgaggagcaacAACCGGAGGTGAGAGCATAGCCCACATTCACTGACATTGAAGCAcgtgggaaggctttggtgatcACAGAAACTGCTAACGCCGGACCAGCACcgagacccgaagaagagcccaaagaggacaaagtggaggaggtcctgggccatccgctggacaagcgacaacatgtatatgtgtcgcgttggtggaacaaccaatgggttgtccatgaggaaatcccaaaggtcgaagaaaccaagaaagttgaacgagtgGTGAAACGACTGGTGatggaagtgcaggtaagcttcgcttcaccccctgatcTCGCTGTCTAGTCAcagctgtcttacttagctatctgcacataggacttaatgaagaccgcaaggtaccgcaagaaatgcttcgaccagatcgaggggatcgctgcaagcaacaaggaactgacggcggaggtggaacgcttgcaccaGCAACTTGAAGCTGCCAcccatgaaaagacggtgcaagagtcccagaaccaaaacctagtcatccagctcaacaataaagagcgggaaagaacaagtaagtagccactttatcacaacgactactgacaagtgctgttgcgttgttggtagtaacagttgtAGTGCAaacttagaagctgaagtggtccgtctccgagaggagaaaagtcgtgcggtcgtggagtgtgatcgcctgaaagaggacaacagaaaactggcacAAGACCAGTTGCAGCTCCttgaccacacgaccaagatgacagaggagctgaaaggtaagttttccaaacccctttgctcacttttgttgcctgcCGTAGTTTGGCGTAATATAGCATCTTAACAGCATGtatggtttgcagttataaaagtcAATGCAAAAAAGCATttggag encodes:
- the LOC136470315 gene encoding uncharacterized protein; its protein translation is MAAYCREVRQLEDKFDGLELCHILRRLNEAVDALVKIAFGRESVPMGVFASDQYKPLVRYEELEQTGDGSPTLDSGANQSVAPSDPKVMELDEDPAIEPHSLANWRTPYLDYHLHVALPTDKMEALRLTRRAKFFVPIEGELYRQSHNGILQRCIPIEQGKQLLSDIHGGVCGHHAVPRTLVGNAF